Proteins encoded together in one Neobacillus sp. FSL H8-0543 window:
- a CDS encoding sulfurtransferase TusA family protein, with protein sequence MKSNKILDAKGLACPMPIVKTKKVMNELESGQVLEIHATDKGAKNDLTAWAKSGGHEVIKHEVENEILKFWIQKG encoded by the coding sequence ATGAAATCAAATAAGATTTTAGATGCAAAAGGACTAGCATGTCCAATGCCGATAGTAAAGACAAAAAAGGTAATGAATGAATTAGAAAGTGGTCAGGTTTTAGAAATCCATGCAACCGATAAAGGTGCAAAAAACGATCTAACGGCATGGGCAAAATCAGGTGGTCACGAGGTAATTAAACACGAAGTGGAAAACGAAATTTTGAAGTTTTGGATACAAAAAGGCTAA
- a CDS encoding sulfite exporter TauE/SafE family protein, whose protein sequence is MEIGFIITIFLIGFIGSYISGMLGIGGSIIKYPMLLYIPPFFGLAAFSAHEVSGISAVQVLFATIGGVWAYRKGGFLNKSLIGYMGASILIGSLVGSYGSRLMTEGGINLVYGILALIAAVMMFVPKKGIDDIPLDQVKFNKWLASSLALIVGIGSGIVGAAGAFLLVPIMLVVLKIPTRMTIASSLAITFLSSIGATVGKISTGQVAFLPSVIMIIASLIASPLGAMAGKKVNTKILQVVLAFLILATAIKIWMDIL, encoded by the coding sequence ATGGAAATCGGATTTATCATTACCATTTTCTTAATTGGTTTTATTGGTTCCTATATATCTGGGATGCTAGGAATAGGCGGATCCATTATTAAATATCCAATGCTTTTATATATTCCACCTTTCTTTGGTTTAGCAGCATTTAGTGCCCATGAAGTATCAGGAATAAGCGCTGTGCAGGTGTTATTTGCGACAATCGGTGGGGTTTGGGCCTACCGTAAGGGTGGTTTTTTAAATAAATCACTAATTGGATATATGGGTGCAAGCATATTAATCGGTAGTTTGGTTGGCAGTTATGGTTCAAGGTTAATGACAGAGGGTGGAATCAATTTAGTTTATGGGATATTAGCATTAATTGCCGCTGTTATGATGTTTGTTCCGAAAAAAGGAATAGATGATATTCCTCTAGACCAAGTTAAGTTTAATAAATGGCTTGCCTCCTCTCTAGCATTAATTGTTGGAATTGGTTCTGGAATTGTTGGAGCAGCAGGAGCGTTTCTATTAGTTCCAATCATGCTAGTTGTCTTAAAGATACCCACACGTATGACGATTGCCTCTTCTTTGGCTATTACGTTTCTATCTTCAATCGGTGCCACTGTAGGGAAAATTTCTACAGGACAAGTAGCGTTCTTACCCTCGGTAATTATGATTATAGCCAGTCTAATTGCCTCACCATTAGGTGCAATGGCTGGAAAAAAGGTAAACACTAAGATTTTACAAGTGGTATTAGCCTTTTTAATTTTAGCAACAGCCATAAAGATTTGGATGGATATTTTATAG
- a CDS encoding GNAT family N-acetyltransferase, with product MNVREIKISDAENFANLTQQVEGSSQYMLWEAGERNIQSENQLKMIRGMEDTENSTILVAENNNNLIGFLLAKGGNARRNKHSAYIVIGILKEYRGKGIGTKLFNELEQWASNHKICRLELTVVTKNEAGLSLYKKVGFEIEGTKRNSLFIDGEFVDEYYMSKLL from the coding sequence ATGAATGTTAGAGAAATAAAAATATCTGATGCAGAAAATTTTGCAAATCTTACTCAACAAGTGGAAGGTAGTTCGCAGTATATGCTTTGGGAAGCAGGAGAAAGAAATATTCAATCTGAAAATCAATTAAAGATGATTAGAGGAATGGAAGATACCGAAAACTCTACTATCCTGGTTGCTGAAAACAATAATAATTTAATTGGATTCTTACTTGCAAAAGGTGGAAATGCGCGAAGAAATAAACACTCTGCTTACATTGTTATTGGAATTTTGAAGGAATATAGAGGAAAAGGAATAGGAACAAAGTTATTTAATGAGTTGGAACAGTGGGCTTCTAATCATAAAATTTGCAGGTTAGAGTTAACAGTCGTCACAAAGAATGAAGCAGGTTTATCATTATATAAAAAAGTGGGATTTGAAATCGAAGGAACAAAAAGAAATTCATTATTCATCGATGGTGAATTTGTTGATGAATACTATATGTCAAAACTCTTGTAA
- a CDS encoding sigma 54-interacting transcriptional regulator, producing the protein MFNKIEIDDINLTISQLLDPYPIKIEVLFEEQLQQNCSLINKVKKTGMETIVRNSMGHTCERCSLKEYTSAEIFMIKPITQDRKVIGILLISGAEGQEAWFLDNYPKMDVQLDFCREWISNKVENENLRKQNHSILEEVNGLFSFIQDPVLIVGPDGTIHNMSHRAGLEFTMSKSILMGENITEIIPHDDWLKVKNSKKPQEWKISCTIKNGKQKLFTIMVKPLMTNGTIVSFLINLTPIIESKKKENEQRVLYTFHDVKGTSDSIQNVIDIGKRIAPSDTTVLLRGESGTGKEVFAQAIHSASDRTDGPFIALNCAAIPESLLESELFGHVKGAFTGATGDKAGRFELANSGTIFLDEIGDLPLPLQAKLLRVVQERKIERLGDTKSTPVNVRIITATHRNLEELVKYGEFREDLYYRLNVIPIMIPPLRERREDIPILIDYYLNKVSKELVRPPKRISEVVLERLLSYAWPGNIRELQNVVHHFIQLEIGDLVTIESLPNYFQTAANKEPVRKRESSLPSKTGESINEKEMIIELLDQYGRDTCAKKKVAIQLNISLPTLYRRITKYKIK; encoded by the coding sequence ATGTTTAACAAAATTGAAATCGACGATATAAATTTGACTATTTCACAATTACTCGACCCATACCCCATTAAGATTGAGGTATTGTTTGAAGAACAATTACAACAAAATTGTTCGCTCATCAATAAGGTCAAAAAGACTGGTATGGAAACGATAGTGAGAAATAGCATGGGCCATACGTGTGAGCGGTGTTCACTAAAAGAATATACTTCAGCGGAAATCTTTATGATAAAGCCTATAACACAAGATAGAAAAGTAATAGGTATTCTTTTGATTTCAGGTGCAGAAGGTCAGGAAGCATGGTTTTTAGATAACTATCCAAAAATGGATGTGCAGCTTGATTTTTGCAGGGAATGGATTAGTAATAAAGTGGAGAATGAAAATTTGAGGAAACAAAACCATTCAATTTTAGAGGAAGTGAATGGGCTCTTTTCGTTTATACAGGATCCTGTGTTAATTGTTGGTCCAGATGGAACGATTCATAATATGAGCCATCGGGCAGGTCTGGAATTTACTATGAGTAAAAGCATTTTAATGGGCGAAAATATTACCGAAATAATACCTCATGATGATTGGCTAAAAGTCAAAAATAGTAAGAAACCGCAGGAATGGAAGATTTCTTGCACGATAAAAAATGGAAAACAGAAGCTATTTACGATCATGGTGAAACCACTTATGACAAATGGAACGATTGTCTCGTTTCTAATCAATTTAACTCCTATTATCGAATCAAAAAAGAAAGAGAATGAACAACGGGTTCTCTATACCTTTCATGATGTCAAAGGGACAAGTGACTCTATTCAAAATGTCATTGATATTGGCAAAAGAATTGCTCCTAGTGATACTACAGTATTATTGAGGGGGGAGAGTGGAACCGGTAAAGAAGTTTTTGCACAAGCGATTCACTCGGCTAGTGATCGGACGGATGGTCCTTTTATCGCTTTAAATTGTGCAGCCATTCCAGAATCCTTACTCGAAAGTGAGCTATTTGGACATGTTAAAGGTGCCTTCACAGGTGCAACTGGTGATAAAGCAGGACGATTTGAGCTAGCTAATAGCGGGACGATTTTTTTAGACGAAATTGGTGATCTCCCCCTTCCTTTACAGGCAAAACTATTAAGGGTTGTCCAGGAAAGAAAAATTGAAAGGTTAGGGGACACAAAGAGTACTCCAGTTAATGTTCGTATCATAACGGCTACCCATCGAAACCTAGAAGAGCTAGTAAAATATGGGGAATTTCGTGAAGATTTGTATTACCGGCTAAATGTTATTCCGATTATGATACCCCCTTTAAGAGAACGTAGAGAAGATATACCAATTCTTATTGATTACTATTTAAATAAAGTTTCAAAGGAATTAGTTCGGCCGCCAAAGAGAATTTCAGAAGTGGTTCTTGAAAGGTTGCTGAGCTATGCTTGGCCTGGTAATATCCGGGAGCTCCAAAACGTTGTTCATCATTTTATTCAATTGGAAATCGGTGACTTGGTGACGATTGAAAGTTTGCCCAACTATTTTCAGACGGCAGCTAATAAAGAACCTGTAAGGAAAAGGGAATCTTCACTTCCAAGTAAAACGGGGGAGAGCATAAATGAAAAAGAAATGATTATTGAATTATTAGACCAATATGGAAGGGATACTTGTGCGAAAAAGAAGGTAGCCATCCAATTAAATATTAGTTTACCAACCCTATATCGAAGGATTACGAAATATAAAATCAAGTAG
- a CDS encoding DUF917 domain-containing protein: MSWQIKKQDIPLLAMGAKLIASGGGGNTKTIQNLLMSVMKDNEFIIVKTIADLEDEWIVGTGMMGSTVFYNENIPSGQEGTRALKLYESVVQQKAAAVIPVEIGGINGLAPLLTAYQNDLPVVDGDGMGRAFPELVMTTFQLYGISASPLILETPEENTVIQAVNDIQITAEQAKDFITKSGGFVHFVGFGSSARKMKTSMIPGSINLIYRLGQALAKETQASEKMVELMAVFENSLYGKPISIITGIVTEVSRWFEAGVLIGKFTVEGRSSFSNKRIEIEFRNEFISIIEKQYICTTPDLILVLEDEKLIPYNVAEIQEGLSVKIVAVPAPTILRTQEMLKFVGPENFNIVSSYQPLQGDGHDEAWN; encoded by the coding sequence ATGTCATGGCAAATTAAAAAACAGGATATTCCATTATTGGCAATGGGAGCAAAATTAATTGCTAGTGGAGGTGGTGGGAATACAAAAACCATTCAGAATCTACTGATGTCAGTAATGAAAGATAATGAGTTCATAATAGTTAAGACCATTGCTGATTTAGAGGATGAGTGGATTGTGGGAACAGGCATGATGGGGTCAACTGTTTTCTATAATGAAAACATCCCATCGGGTCAGGAGGGAACGAGAGCTTTAAAGCTTTATGAATCCGTTGTCCAACAAAAGGCAGCTGCGGTTATTCCCGTTGAAATTGGAGGGATTAATGGATTAGCTCCTTTACTGACGGCCTATCAGAACGATTTACCTGTAGTGGATGGAGATGGCATGGGAAGGGCCTTTCCCGAATTAGTTATGACAACCTTTCAGCTTTATGGGATTTCAGCCTCACCGCTTATCCTTGAAACTCCTGAGGAAAACACAGTGATTCAAGCAGTAAATGATATTCAAATAACAGCGGAGCAGGCAAAGGATTTTATTACGAAAAGCGGCGGGTTTGTCCACTTTGTGGGTTTTGGTTCAAGTGCAAGAAAGATGAAAACCTCGATGATCCCAGGTTCGATCAACCTAATTTATCGCCTAGGACAGGCTTTGGCGAAAGAAACACAGGCTAGTGAAAAAATGGTAGAGTTGATGGCAGTATTCGAAAACTCCCTTTATGGCAAACCGATATCAATCATCACTGGCATAGTAACAGAAGTAAGCCGGTGGTTTGAAGCGGGAGTTTTAATCGGGAAATTCACCGTAGAGGGTCGATCATCTTTTTCCAATAAAAGAATTGAAATTGAATTTAGAAATGAGTTTATTTCAATTATAGAAAAACAATATATTTGCACGACACCTGATCTAATCCTTGTATTGGAGGATGAAAAACTAATTCCTTATAATGTTGCTGAAATACAAGAGGGTTTATCAGTAAAAATAGTAGCTGTTCCTGCACCTACTATCCTTCGAACACAGGAAATGCTTAAATTTGTTGGACCTGAAAATTTTAATATAGTTAGTTCTTACCAACCATTGCAAGGAGATGGCCATGATGAAGCTTGGAATTGA
- a CDS encoding hydantoinase/oxoprolinase N-terminal domain-containing protein has product MMKLGIDVGGTNTDAVIVGKEGKILSWKKQLTTKDIISGIGLAAKHVIDEAGIAPEQIDGVFVGTTHVQNALYHPVQLSKTALIRIMKKPSFLKPALFWPEHLKKYVSKVYYIKSFLEETSRTPAPEEMDQLYKNIKEEHIESICIIGASSPLMDNEERYIRDCIKKQFPKIPITMSHELGSIGFVERENAALLNAIFAEVIRQAMMDLTGIFKKLSLQCPCWLTQNDGSLIELQEAIDYPIFTIGSGATNSFRGASILSGLRDCIVVDFGGSTIEIGRIRNGQPEMAVSSTSFLNIDVNMRVPKVYSLPYGGGSLISLEKGAVQIKETIASDLEHQGISWGGDSWTITDSFIKMDSDSLSDQKSSLGGLKKLSYEDCKKVVKKVTREIKEKITRLELNSEGLPIVLVGGGSTLLSNQLFGKYKRVYHPSGHHISNAVGACFAPLSAQTDKVFWLKNQSKEEIIELEKEKLIQQLFLKGAKEESINVVSIEEFPFDYFEGEVLRIRIKALGKLQI; this is encoded by the coding sequence ATGATGAAGCTTGGAATTGATGTGGGTGGAACAAATACGGATGCAGTAATTGTGGGAAAAGAAGGGAAAATCCTGTCTTGGAAAAAGCAATTAACCACCAAGGATATTATTTCAGGGATAGGCCTTGCAGCAAAACATGTCATCGATGAGGCTGGTATTGCTCCTGAACAAATAGACGGTGTTTTTGTTGGAACCACTCATGTACAAAATGCACTTTATCACCCTGTACAACTTTCGAAAACAGCGCTGATCAGGATTATGAAGAAGCCTTCATTTCTAAAACCAGCTCTATTTTGGCCAGAACATCTCAAAAAATATGTTAGTAAGGTCTACTATATAAAAAGTTTCCTTGAAGAAACTAGCAGAACCCCTGCTCCTGAGGAAATGGACCAGCTATACAAGAATATTAAAGAGGAACACATCGAGTCCATTTGTATTATAGGTGCCAGCTCGCCGCTCATGGATAACGAGGAACGTTACATTCGGGATTGTATAAAAAAACAATTTCCTAAGATTCCTATAACGATGTCGCATGAGCTAGGAAGTATTGGTTTTGTAGAGAGAGAAAATGCAGCCCTGTTAAATGCTATTTTTGCAGAAGTTATTCGTCAGGCAATGATGGACTTAACCGGTATTTTTAAAAAGCTATCCTTACAATGTCCTTGCTGGTTAACACAAAATGATGGCTCCTTAATTGAACTTCAAGAGGCCATTGATTATCCCATTTTCACCATTGGATCAGGAGCAACCAATAGTTTCAGAGGGGCAAGCATATTAAGTGGTTTACGAGATTGTATAGTCGTTGATTTTGGCGGCAGCACGATAGAAATCGGTAGAATTCGAAACGGTCAGCCGGAAATGGCTGTGAGTTCAACTTCGTTCTTAAACATTGATGTCAATATGAGAGTTCCAAAAGTTTATTCCTTGCCCTATGGAGGAGGAAGTTTGATTTCGCTAGAAAAAGGAGCTGTACAAATTAAAGAAACGATTGCTAGTGACCTCGAACATCAAGGGATTTCTTGGGGAGGCGATTCCTGGACGATAACGGATTCCTTTATTAAGATGGATTCGGATTCGTTATCAGACCAAAAGAGCAGTCTTGGCGGGTTGAAAAAATTATCCTATGAAGATTGTAAAAAAGTCGTAAAAAAAGTGACCCGAGAAATTAAGGAAAAAATCACTCGTTTAGAGTTAAATAGTGAAGGACTTCCCATCGTGTTAGTTGGCGGAGGCAGCACATTGCTGAGTAACCAGTTATTCGGGAAATACAAACGGGTTTATCATCCCTCAGGTCATCATATTAGTAATGCCGTTGGTGCCTGCTTTGCACCCCTTAGTGCCCAAACGGACAAAGTGTTTTGGTTAAAAAATCAATCAAAAGAGGAAATCATTGAGCTTGAGAAAGAAAAACTAATTCAGCAGCTCTTCCTAAAAGGCGCAAAAGAGGAAAGCATTAACGTCGTTTCAATTGAAGAGTTCCCGTTTGATTATTTTGAAGGGGAAGTATTAAGGATTCGCATAAAGGCTTTGGGGAAATTGCAGATTTAG
- a CDS encoding cytosine permease has product MENKKALGDDYSLSRVPQSARHSLWSITIVRVGALATISQFILGAALGYGMTFWDAFWATMLGSVILQVISFLLGYAGAREGLSTSLLSRWTGFGRYGSSIIGAIIAIACIGWFGVQNSVFADGLVQATNGKLSLPVAATLTGLGVTVLVIFGFKLLSATATIAVPAFLLAVGVGIYAVLSKHSLIDLTNTAPAGDPLTMGVAATMVAGSFIIGAVITPDFSRFAKSGKDVFWMTMIGTLIGELGINMIAVLMALAARTNDVVSIMVQTSGWLGAIVVVFSTIKINNLNLYSSSLGFTNIFDSIFKLKLNRGVVTLVIGVVGTVLSVIGILDMFVGFLVLLGVFIPPVAGIMVIDYFILKTHRKALDESRANGTLPANVEKMSPVTLLAWGAGFAAGYFVTVGIPSINSLVVSAVVYYFGSIILNTMKDKKDVNEQAA; this is encoded by the coding sequence TTGGAAAACAAAAAAGCCTTAGGTGATGATTACTCCTTATCAAGGGTTCCGCAATCAGCACGACATTCGTTGTGGAGTATCACAATTGTTCGGGTGGGTGCTCTCGCAACCATTTCTCAGTTTATTTTAGGTGCTGCATTAGGATACGGAATGACCTTTTGGGACGCATTTTGGGCTACGATGTTAGGCAGCGTGATTTTACAGGTAATTAGTTTTCTCTTAGGTTATGCAGGAGCTCGTGAAGGTCTGTCGACGAGTCTGCTTTCAAGATGGACTGGATTTGGCCGCTATGGGTCAAGTATCATTGGGGCCATTATTGCGATTGCATGTATTGGTTGGTTTGGTGTCCAAAACTCCGTTTTTGCAGATGGACTTGTACAAGCAACGAATGGCAAGTTAAGTCTTCCCGTTGCTGCCACACTTACAGGGCTTGGTGTAACAGTATTAGTTATATTTGGATTTAAATTACTTAGTGCAACGGCCACCATCGCCGTTCCTGCTTTTCTATTGGCCGTTGGCGTCGGTATCTATGCCGTTCTTAGCAAGCATTCGCTAATTGATTTAACGAATACTGCCCCTGCAGGCGATCCATTGACAATGGGTGTAGCGGCAACAATGGTTGCGGGGAGTTTTATTATTGGTGCGGTCATCACACCTGATTTCAGCCGCTTTGCAAAAAGCGGTAAAGATGTTTTTTGGATGACAATGATCGGAACCTTAATCGGAGAGCTTGGCATTAACATGATTGCTGTGCTTATGGCACTTGCAGCGAGAACGAATGATGTTGTCAGTATCATGGTGCAAACATCTGGCTGGCTAGGGGCGATAGTCGTTGTATTTTCTACTATTAAAATCAATAATTTAAACTTATATTCTTCATCACTAGGTTTTACAAATATTTTTGATTCTATCTTTAAACTCAAATTAAATCGAGGCGTGGTCACACTTGTTATCGGTGTAGTTGGAACTGTCCTATCGGTAATAGGTATTCTAGATATGTTTGTGGGCTTTCTCGTATTGCTAGGAGTGTTTATTCCTCCAGTGGCAGGAATCATGGTCATTGATTATTTCATTTTAAAAACGCACCGAAAAGCACTAGATGAAAGCAGAGCCAATGGAACGTTACCGGCAAATGTTGAAAAAATGAGCCCTGTAACATTGCTTGCCTGGGGTGCAGGATTTGCAGCCGGATATTTCGTGACAGTTGGTATTCCATCGATCAATTCGCTTGTAGTAAGTGCAGTTGTTTATTACTTCGGTTCAATAATCTTGAATACAATGAAAGACAAAAAGGATGTAAATGAGCAAGCTGCCTAA